The Halobacterium hubeiense genome contains the following window.
GCGCTCCCTGCGGTCGCCCGCGCGCAGTTCGTCGCGCCACTCCCAGAAGGAGGCGGGCATGGCGACGTGGTCGCGGCGCTCGCGGAGGTACCGAATCGCCACCCACGAGCCCAGTCCCGCGCCGACGACGACGCCGAGCGCGCCGACGGTCGACCCGCGGAACAGCAACACGCTGCCGCCGACGACGAACACGTCCGCGAGCACGGCGATGCCGGGCGCGGGGAAGTCGTCGCCGGGCCAGTCGCCGCCCGCGTCGTCGATTGCGTGGCCGTCCATCCACAGCGCCAGCGGCATCGCGAGGAAGGCGACGAGCGCGGGGATGCCGAGCGCGACGGCGGGCAGCGAGAGCACGTCGCCGGCGTCCGCGACGACGGCCTCCGGGACGAGCTGGACGACGACGTACGTCCACGCCGAACACACAACCCAGAAAGCGGTGACCAGCGGGACGGCGGCGACCCAGTACCACCACCGCGAGTCCACGCGCAGTTCACTCATAACCGTGCGTTAGGCGTCACGGCGTTTGTAGCTCACGGGACGCCCACCGAGTCGCGGCGCTTGTAGAGGTAGTAGACGGCCAGCGGCACCTGGAGCGGCTGGGCGACGAGGCCCGCGAGCCCGAGCAGGCCGTAGAGCGCGGGGTCGGGGTCCCACGAGCCGGGCGCGTCCGCGACGGCGGTCGCGTCGTAGTAGATGGCCAGCGGGAACACCACCGACAACAGCAGGCCGACGCCCCCCAGCAGGACGGCGAGCAGGAACACGCCGGCGAACCCGAAGCCGACGCCAATCGGCATCATCCCGGGGTCCATCGTTCCGGGGTCCATCGTGCCCGCGCCGGTGAGGGCGAGGACGAACATGGCGACCCCGACGAGGAACCCGACGACGGTCCCGACGACGTAGTAGACGGGGACGGCGGCGACCCAGTACCACCAGTTCGAGTCCGGGTCGGAGTCGGTTCGCTCGTCGGCGGATGCGTCCGCGGCGGGCGTGGCTGACATGGCCGGACGTTCGCGGCGGGAGCAGAAAAGCTTAGAGGGCGTTCCGGTAGGCTTCCAGCGTGCGTTCGACGTCCTCCTCGGTGTGGCCGTAGGCGACGAACTGGGACTCGAACTGGTTCTGGGAGAGCAGGATTCCGTCGTCGAGCATCTGCGGCCGGAACACGCGGTTCCAGCGCTCGACGGCGCCGCGGGCGACGTCCGCGCCGTTCTTCGGGCAGGCGTCGAAGCGGTCGCAGTCGGGGTCCTGTTCGCAGCCGTCCGCGCAGGCGCCGGACTGGGCGTCGCCGCGGCGCGTGAACAGCACCTTGAACAGGCTGTCCGTGCCGACGACGGTGTACTCGGGCGCTTGGTCGGCGACGATTTCGGAGAGCCCCTCGCGGAGTTTGCGGCCGAGGCCGTTGACGTGCTCGTAGACGTCGTTCTCGGCGGCGTACTGCAGGGTCTCCAGCCCCGCGGCCATCGTCACGGGGTGGCCGGAGAACGTCCCGGCTTGGAAGACGTCACCGACGGGCGTGAACGCCTCCATGATGTCGGTGCGGCCGCCGATGGCGCCGACGGGGAAGCCGCCGCCGATTATCTTCCCGAACGTCGTGAGGTCAGGCGTGACGCCGTACTTCGACTGCGCGCAGCCGAGGCCGCCGACGCGGAAGCCGGTGATGACCTCGTCCCAGATGAGGAGCGCGCCGGCGTCGTCGGTGAGGTCGCGCAGCGTCTCGTGGTATCCGTCGACCGGTTCGACGATGCCCTTGTTCGCGAGCAGCGGTTCGACGAGCACGCAGGCGATGTCGTCGCCGTGCTCCTCGAAGACCTCCGTAACCGCGTCCTCGTCGTTGAACGGGACGGGAATCGTGTGTTCGGCGAACTCCGCGGGGATGCCCGCGCTGGACGGCCCGCGCTCCTCGCGGTCGCCCTCGACGAGCGTGGACTCCTGGGCGCCGTGGTAGCCCGACTGCATCACGACGATCTTGTCGCGGCCGGTGTAGCCGCGGGCGAGCCGGACCGCGGAGGTGGTGGCTTCGGTGCCGGAGTTGACGAACCGCAGCATCTCGACGCTGGGGACGTGGCGGGCGACGAACTCCGCGTGTTCGACTTCGAGTTCGGTCGGCATCCCGTACATCGGGCCCTCGCTGGTGCGGCGCTGAATCGCCGCCTGCACGGGCTCGGGGAGGTCGTGGCCGAGCAGGAGCGGGCCCAGTCCCATCACCCAGTCGACGTAGCGGTTGCCGTCCGCGTCGACGACGTGGCCGCCGTCGCCCTTCCGGACGAACGTCGGGTACGGCTGCGGGGCGGCCCGCACCGAGGAGTTCACGCCGCCGACGAGCACGTCGAGCGCGCGGTCGTAGAGGTCGCGTGACGTCTCGTGGTTCATACGACGTGGTTAGGGGGGTCCGTGAAAATAGCTGGCGGGTTACGCGTTCGGCGTCGCTACGGAGTCGGGGTCACACAGAACGAGTCGCAACGGCAACCGCAAAAGGTGCCGGCCAGCGAGCACAGTCCGACAGCGGTGGGGCCGGCGCACACACGGTGAGCACAGTCCACTGTGGTCACAGGCACTCCGGTCGTGTCACTGTATCACCTCCGTGGAGATGCGCGAGCCGACGCCGCCGGCGGCGGACCCTAGACGGGGCACGACTGCCCGAGAGAGCGGCCCCGTCGGGGTCGCGAGCACACAGTCCGGGTTTCGGGTGGGTCCGCCGTCGAATCCGGGCGTGGCTGACACAGGCGTTATGGATGTACGCACGTCCACTCCCAGATTCGAAGCCGGGGCGTTCGTTTCACGCATCTACAGTTCAGTGACAGGACCGGGAGGTATGTAAAAGTTTGCTTGACGTTCGTAGTATTCTGTTCGCGTAGGGTAGACGAGCGCTCGAATTACAAGCGGATTTAGTCCATATAAGGTCGTAAATCGTACAGATTACTGGGCGTTCGGCCGTCGAGACTGGACGCACGTTGGCGCAAGAATTGCCGGCTGCGGCCGGTGGAGCGAGCGCGCGGTCGAGCGTAGTGAGGGACGGAGTCCCTCGGAGCATTCGAGCGGGCGAAGCCCGCGAGAAGACGGCGACCACAGGGAACCGTGAGCAAAGCGGCCCGCGAGCCGCGCGCTACTCGGTCAGCGACGCCGCGACGTCCTCCGCGAAGTAGGTGATGATGAGGTCGGCGCCCGCGCGCTTGATGGACAGCAGCGACTCGCGGGCGGTCTCCTCGACGTCCAGCCAGCCGTTCTCGGCGGCCGCGTGCAGCATCGCGTACTCGCCGGAGACGTTGTATGCCGCCACCGGCCGGTCGAAGTTCTCGCGGACGTCCGCGACGACGTCGAGGTACGGGAGCGCGGGCTTGACCATCAGCACGTCCGCGCCCTGCTCGACGTCGAGCGCGACTTCTCGACTCGCTTCGCGGCGGTTCGCGGGGTCCATCTGGTAGTGCCGGCGGTCCCCGAACGCGGGCGCGCCGTCCGCGGCGTCCCGGAACGGCCCGTAGAACGCCGACTCGTACTTCGCCGCGTAGCTCATGATGGGGACGTCCGCGAAGCCCGCGTCGTCCAGCGCCTCCCGGATGGCGCCGACCATCCCGTCGGTCATCGACGACGGCGCAATCATCTCCGCGCCCGCCTCCGCGTGCGAGACCGCCGTCTCCGCCAGCAGGTCGAGCGTCTCGTCGTTCTTCACCGTGAGGTCGGGGTCGTCGTCGGCGTGCTCCTCCAAGACCCCGCAGTGGCCGTGGCTCGTGTACTCGCAGAGGCAGACGTCCGTGATGACGTACGCGTCCGTCTCGCTCGTGATGCGCCGCACGGCCTCCTGCACGACGCCGTCGTCGGCGTACGCCCGCGTCCCGCGCTCGTCTTTTGACTCCGGGATGCCGAACACGATGACGGCCTCCACGCCCGTTTCGAGCACCTCCTCGACGCGCGGTACCGCCTCGTCGAGTGGCACGCGCTCGTGCCCCGGCATCGACTCGATGGGCACGCGCTCGTCGGTCGTCGCGTCCACGAAGACGGGCGCCACGAAGTCCGTCGGTTCGAGGGTCGTCTCCGAGACCAGCCCGCGCACGCCGTCCCGCCGCAGCCGCCGCGGTCGGTCCGTCAAGTTCATGCACGTGTCTGGGAGCCGCGAGCCAAAAGGGTTCGCGGAACCGGCGCCCGTCTTCAGTTGTTGCGACGAAGCTGACGGCGTGGTCGTTACTACCTGAAAGCCCTCGCCCTTTCAATCCGCCAAGGGTGGCGGTCGTCTCATCGGCTGATACTATCGGCTTTGGCGTCTCCGGAGACGACGTCGCCGCCCGGTTCCACAACCGTCTTTGCCCACCCAGTCTACCCGCGACTGTGGACAGCGACCGACTCCAACTCTACTCGCTGTACGTCTCGCGGTTCGCGGGCGGGTTCGGGTTCAGCGCGCTCTCCGTGCTGCTCCCGAAGTACGCCAACGCGCTGGACGCCTCGGGCATCATGCTCGGGCTGTTCTACACGGGCTTCACGGCGACGCAGGCGCTGGTGGTCGTGCCGCTGGCGTGGGCGGGCGACCGCTACGACAAGCGCGCCATCTTCCTCGGGCTGCTCGGGTTCGGCGTCGTCGTCTCGCTGGCGTTCACGCTCGTCGAGACGTCGTGGCAGCTCGTCGCCGTCCGCGGCGGGCAGGGCGTTCTCGCGACCGGGATGGGGCTGTTGAGTCTCTCGCTGGTCGGCGAACTCGCCACCCCGGCGACGCGCGCGAACTACATCGGGAAGGCGAACTCGTGGCGGCTCGCCGCGTCGCTGCTCGGGCTCGCCTCGGCGGGCGTGCTGTTCGACCGCTACGGCTTCGAGCCCGTCTTCTACGTGCTCGCGGTGCTGTTCGTCGTCGCGTTCGCCGCCGTGCTCGTGTTGCTGGACGCCGACGACACCCGCATCGAGGGGTTCCCGTTCAGCGACCTCGCGCTGAACGGCCGCATCCTCACGCTCACGAGCTTCCGCGCGCAGTACGCCGTCGCGGTCACGCTCGTCCGGTCGTGGGTCGCCGTCTTCGCCGGCGTCACCGCCGCGCAGGGCGGCCTCGCGTACAGCGGCACCGTGCTCGCGGTCGTGCTCAGCGCCGAGAAGTTCACGAACATGCTGTTCCAGCCGTTCACGGGCCGGCTCTCAGACCGCTACGGCCGGTCGCTGTTCGTCGCCGCGGGCGGCGCCGCCTACGGCTTCGTCGCGCTCGTCGTCCCGTTCACGCCCGCCATCGGGAGCGCGCTCGGGATGCCGTCCTCGCTCCCACTGCTGGGCGCGGCCTCGACGGCGTTCGTGCCGCTCGTCGCCGCCAACGGCCTGCTCGGCGTCGCGGACTCGTTCCGCGAGCCCGCGAGCATGGCGCTGTTCGCCGACGAGGGCATCGACGGCGAGGGCATCGCCTCCTCATTCGGCGTGCGCGAACTCGTCTGGCGGCCGGGGAGCGTGCTCGCGCCCGTGCTCGGCGGCTACCTCATGGCCGAGTTCGGGATGCAGTGGGCGTTCTACGTCGGCGGCGCGTTCGCGCTCACCGGCGTCGCGACGTTCCTTGCGGTGCTCGTGCGCTCGCACGGCGCGCAGGCACTCACCGAGTGGTGAACTGAGTTTCAGCGAACCTATAACCGCTGGCGGGCGTCACCCTCGGGTATTCCCGGACCAGCGTTCGCGACAGGTGACACCGTCTCGCTGCACCCCATCGAGGAGGAGGACCACGAGTTCATCCAGTACGGCCGCAACCACCCGACGTGCGCGTGCCGCTGACGGACACGACAATCAAGTCCGTCGAGGACGTCGCGGAGATGCTCGAAGACGAGGACTACTACTTCTTAATCTGTGTCAAGGGGGAGGACGGCGACCCCGAGCCGGTGGGCGTCGTGGCGTTCGGCTGGGTGAGTTCGCCCGGCGAGCGCGGCAACCTCATGTACTGGGTGGCGCCGGAGCACCAGGGCAACGGCTACGTCACGGAGGGGACGGAGCTGTTCCTCGACTACGCGTTCGGCGAGTGCGGCTTCCACAAGGTGGACGCGCGCGTGCTCGTCCCGAACGAGCCGTCGTGGAAGGCCCTGGAGAAGCTCGGCTTCGAGCGCGAGGGGCAGCGCCGCGACGACGCCATCCTCGACGGCGAGTACGTGGACGCGTACTCCTACGGCCTGCTCGACGAGGAGTGGCTGGACAACTGACGGGCTCCGTCAGTTGACCGCGCTGCTCGCGGCTCCGCCGCTCGCGGTGACGTCACCTCGCTGCGCTCGGTGACGCTACTAGTCCGCGGCCGCGCTCGTCGCGCCCGCACCGCTCCGCTCGTTCTTCGCCTCGATTGCTTCCACGAGCAGTTCGGTGACGTCCGTGATTTCGATGTCGTCCTCGTAGCCGCCGGTCTTCCGACCGTCCTCGTACATCGTCATGCACATCGGGCACGCGACGACGAAGCGGTCCACGTCGGGACCGGCGTCGGTGTCTTCGAGGGCTTCGCGGATGCGCTCCTCGCTGGGTTTGGTCTCCTCTTCGAAGTCCATCCAGAGGCCGCCACCGCCGCCGCCACAGCAAAAGGAATCGTCGCGGTTGCGCGGCATCTCGTCGAGCGTGACGCCCGTGGCGCGCACGACCTCGCGGGGCGCCTCGAACTCGCCGTTGTACCGCCCGAGGTGGCAGGGGTCGTGGTAGGTGACGGTGTCGTCCAACTCCGTGCCGGAGAGGCCGAGCGCGCCCCGATTGACGAGGTTCTCGACGACCTGCGTGTAGTGGTAGACGGAGTCGCCGTCCTCGAAGCCGAACTGCTCGTACTCGTTCGAGAAGGTGTTGTACGAGTGGGGGTCCGTGCAGACGATTTTCTCGTAGTCGCAGTTCTGGAAGGCCTCGATGTTCTCCTCGGCGACCATCTCGTAGAGGCCTTCCTCGCCGACGCGCCGGATGTCGTTGCCGTCGTTCTGTTCGTCCTCGTAGAGGATGCCGTAGGAGACGCCGGCCTCCTCGAAGACCTTCGCCAGCGAGCGCGCGACGTGTTGGTTGCGCTCGTCGTAGCTCGGGTAGTCGCCGACGTACCAGAGGTACTCCACGTCCTGCTCGCGGGCGTCGGGCACCTCGAAGTCCAGTTCCTCGGTCCAGTCGGGGCGCTTGCGGTCGGGGTCGCCGAACGTGTTGCCCTTCTGGAAGACGTTCATCACGGCCTCCTCGACGTTCTTGTTCATCTGGCCGGACTCGGTGAGCCGGCGGTTCATCTCCGTGAACTGCGTGACGTGCTCGATGTCCACCGGGCAGGCGTCCATGCACGCCATACAGGACATGCAGGACTCCATCGTCTCGGCGTCCACGACTGAGGTGCCGCCGTCCGCGACGATGTCCACTTCCTCGCGGTCGCCCGCTTCGAGGCCTTCGCGGTAGGATTTCAGGTCGAGGATGACGTCGCGGGGGTCCAGCGGGCGGCCGGCGGCCTTCGCGGGGCAGGCCGACGAGCAGCGCCCGCACTTCGTGCAGGCGTCGTGGTCGAGCAGCTGCTTCCACGTGAAGTCCTCAATCTCCGAGGGGCCGATTTCCTCCGGGCTGGCGTCCTCCGGCACGCGCGGGAGGCGGCGGCCGGCGTCCTCGTCGCGCGTGACGAGGTTCGCGTAACTGGAGAGCATGTGGAACGGCTTGGCGTAGGGGACGCTGGCGACGAACGCGAGCGCGAGCAGCGCGTGACTCCACCACACCACGGGGTAGGCGGCGGCCGCGGCGTCGGCGGTGACGCCCGCCGCCTGCAGCACGTCCTTGACGAACCAGCCGACGAACGAGACGGTCTCGAAGGAGACGTCGCGGGTGGCGCTGGTGCCGAGGATGCGGACGCCCTCGGTGACGTAGCCGCCGACGCCCAGCAGGAACAGCGTCCACACGAAGAGGTCGTCCTCGGTGCTGATGTGTTTCCCCCAGAGGCGGCCGTAGCGCACCCAGTAGCGGCGGTAGATGGCCATCCCGACGCCGACGACGAACAGCAGGCCCATCGCGTCCGCGACGAACGAGTACGCGAGGTAGAAGTCGCCGACGAAGAAGGAGGGCTGGCCGAGCACGAGCGTCCAGAGGTCCATGTCGATGCCGAGGATGGTGGTCGCGATGAGCAGCGTCAGGAACCCCCAGAGGATGAACGTGTGCATCACGCCCGCGTAGAGGTCGCGGTCGAACTGCTTCTCGTTGGACGCGACGAGCTTCGCGGCGGTGAGCACGCGGGAGGGGAGGTCGGTGAGTCGGTCGATGGGGTCGTCGGCGCCGCGCGCGTACGTCGCGAAGCGCCGGTAGACGCCGAACAGGAAGATGGCGACGGCGACCGCGGCGAGGTAGTAGAACAGCGCCTCGCCGACGTGGCCGATGCGCCAGAACGTCGGCCGGGTCTCGGTCCCGGCCTGCGCGAGCACGAACGAAGACATACCTCAAACCGTGGGCACGATTCGCATAAAGCTTGGCAACCCGAAGACCACTCGCTAACGGTTTCTTCTCAGCGGAGCGCGGCGGCCGCCAGCGCGAGCGCCGCGCCGGTCGCCAGCCAGTCGCGGGAGCGGTACGCCAGCG
Protein-coding sequences here:
- a CDS encoding GNAT family N-acetyltransferase, with protein sequence MRVPLTDTTIKSVEDVAEMLEDEDYYFLICVKGEDGDPEPVGVVAFGWVSSPGERGNLMYWVAPEHQGNGYVTEGTELFLDYAFGECGFHKVDARVLVPNEPSWKALEKLGFEREGQRRDDAILDGEYVDAYSYGLLDEEWLDN
- a CDS encoding MFS transporter; amino-acid sequence: MDSDRLQLYSLYVSRFAGGFGFSALSVLLPKYANALDASGIMLGLFYTGFTATQALVVVPLAWAGDRYDKRAIFLGLLGFGVVVSLAFTLVETSWQLVAVRGGQGVLATGMGLLSLSLVGELATPATRANYIGKANSWRLAASLLGLASAGVLFDRYGFEPVFYVLAVLFVVAFAAVLVLLDADDTRIEGFPFSDLALNGRILTLTSFRAQYAVAVTLVRSWVAVFAGVTAAQGGLAYSGTVLAVVLSAEKFTNMLFQPFTGRLSDRYGRSLFVAAGGAAYGFVALVVPFTPAIGSALGMPSSLPLLGAASTAFVPLVAANGLLGVADSFREPASMALFADEGIDGEGIASSFGVRELVWRPGSVLAPVLGGYLMAEFGMQWAFYVGGAFALTGVATFLAVLVRSHGAQALTEW
- the hemB gene encoding porphobilinogen synthase; amino-acid sequence: MNLTDRPRRLRRDGVRGLVSETTLEPTDFVAPVFVDATTDERVPIESMPGHERVPLDEAVPRVEEVLETGVEAVIVFGIPESKDERGTRAYADDGVVQEAVRRITSETDAYVITDVCLCEYTSHGHCGVLEEHADDDPDLTVKNDETLDLLAETAVSHAEAGAEMIAPSSMTDGMVGAIREALDDAGFADVPIMSYAAKYESAFYGPFRDAADGAPAFGDRRHYQMDPANRREASREVALDVEQGADVLMVKPALPYLDVVADVRENFDRPVAAYNVSGEYAMLHAAAENGWLDVEETARESLLSIKRAGADLIITYFAEDVAASLTE
- the hemL gene encoding glutamate-1-semialdehyde 2,1-aminomutase encodes the protein MNHETSRDLYDRALDVLVGGVNSSVRAAPQPYPTFVRKGDGGHVVDADGNRYVDWVMGLGPLLLGHDLPEPVQAAIQRRTSEGPMYGMPTELEVEHAEFVARHVPSVEMLRFVNSGTEATTSAVRLARGYTGRDKIVVMQSGYHGAQESTLVEGDREERGPSSAGIPAEFAEHTIPVPFNDEDAVTEVFEEHGDDIACVLVEPLLANKGIVEPVDGYHETLRDLTDDAGALLIWDEVITGFRVGGLGCAQSKYGVTPDLTTFGKIIGGGFPVGAIGGRTDIMEAFTPVGDVFQAGTFSGHPVTMAAGLETLQYAAENDVYEHVNGLGRKLREGLSEIVADQAPEYTVVGTDSLFKVLFTRRGDAQSGACADGCEQDPDCDRFDACPKNGADVARGAVERWNRVFRPQMLDDGILLSQNQFESQFVAYGHTEEDVERTLEAYRNAL
- a CDS encoding (Fe-S)-binding protein — protein: MSSFVLAQAGTETRPTFWRIGHVGEALFYYLAAVAVAIFLFGVYRRFATYARGADDPIDRLTDLPSRVLTAAKLVASNEKQFDRDLYAGVMHTFILWGFLTLLIATTILGIDMDLWTLVLGQPSFFVGDFYLAYSFVADAMGLLFVVGVGMAIYRRYWVRYGRLWGKHISTEDDLFVWTLFLLGVGGYVTEGVRILGTSATRDVSFETVSFVGWFVKDVLQAAGVTADAAAAAYPVVWWSHALLALAFVASVPYAKPFHMLSSYANLVTRDEDAGRRLPRVPEDASPEEIGPSEIEDFTWKQLLDHDACTKCGRCSSACPAKAAGRPLDPRDVILDLKSYREGLEAGDREEVDIVADGGTSVVDAETMESCMSCMACMDACPVDIEHVTQFTEMNRRLTESGQMNKNVEEAVMNVFQKGNTFGDPDRKRPDWTEELDFEVPDAREQDVEYLWYVGDYPSYDERNQHVARSLAKVFEEAGVSYGILYEDEQNDGNDIRRVGEEGLYEMVAEENIEAFQNCDYEKIVCTDPHSYNTFSNEYEQFGFEDGDSVYHYTQVVENLVNRGALGLSGTELDDTVTYHDPCHLGRYNGEFEAPREVVRATGVTLDEMPRNRDDSFCCGGGGGGLWMDFEEETKPSEERIREALEDTDAGPDVDRFVVACPMCMTMYEDGRKTGGYEDDIEITDVTELLVEAIEAKNERSGAGATSAAAD